The genomic stretch GCCAGCTCCGCTATGGTGGGCAGGCGGGGTCGCGGGTCGCGACTGGCGGCCACCGCGGCGCATCGGGCGGTAGCGTGAGGATCGGGGTACGATCCCAGGCCGAATATCTCCTCGTAGGAGGGCGGAGGGGGTCGGCTGCGACTGGTAGCGGCTGGGGCCCAGCTTTGTAGTGGCGTGGTGCTGGGTGGAGTCCAGCGTGGGGGCGGCGATCGCGGGGCGTAGGACCAGCCACTGTCCTGACTagcctcgtcctcgtcggccgAGACTGTCGATGTTGAGGCGTCGTCGGCGGGTCCGGCGGAAGGTGGTCGCGAGGCGTCTGACTGGCGGctctcctcgtcctcgtcggccgAGATGGTAGACGCCGTGTTGGTGCCGCTTCCCCAGTTGAACGCGTCCCCTGGTATCTCCCCGAAGCACTCTATCAGGGCGGCTTCTACCTCGCCCATGTACGGCGGGGCCCGGTTGTCGCTCGGGTGCGGCGGTGTGGTGCGCCTCCTCCGTATGTCACGGCTGTCCTCCGCGGTGGGGTCGTACAGGACGGTCGCGTCGCTGTCGTCGCCGTCCTCGCCGGTGGGGTTATAGTGACTACGCGTGCGGTCGTCACGGCCCTCGTCGTCGGAGACCAGGTCGTATTCTACGCCTAGAGGCCCGCGAGCGCCTGTTGCCGGCGGCTCCGCGTGCGGCGGGCTGTCAAAGAGGTCGCCTAGGGTGTCCTCCACCAGGCCGTCGAAATCGACCCAATCGCCCGACAGGGCGACGGCCTGGTTCCAGGCTTCCTCGGCGTCGGCGGAGGGTGCCCGATCTCCGGGTGAAGCATCGCGTGGTCGGGGCGGAGTCAGATCGGCCCGCAGGGGTCCGAAGCGGTGATCTAGTggcacctcctcctcgtcattgCCGTTGAGAGGGGCAACTTCCGGAGGGGGCGCCAGCGGCCCGATGTGGCCGGCGCGCAGGGGTGCCTGGAGCGGCATGCCCCTTAAGGGTGCTGGGTGGGGCCCAGCGACGTCGTGCTGGTGGgtctcctcctcgtcatcgtcgctGAGGACGACTTCCGGAGGGACCTGGCGTGGCCCAGCGAGGCCGGCGAACAGGGGTGCCAGGAGCGGCATCTCCTCTGTAGAGGGCCGACGGGGCCCGGCGTGGTTGTCGGCGGTCGTCTCCTCCCCGTTGTCGGCGGCGCTGGTGGCGTCGGCGGGTGGGGCCCGTGGTCGGAAGAGGCCGGCGTTATGGGCGACGAAGCTGTTGCTAGGACGCGGCGGGCTTGGCCCGGCGCCTTGGAGTGCTT from Drosophila kikkawai strain 14028-0561.14 unplaced genomic scaffold, DkikHiC1v2 scaffold_190, whole genome shotgun sequence encodes the following:
- the LOC138929420 gene encoding uncharacterized protein is translated as MDGQGHSPQDNSWMCCAVDEILQALQGAGPSPPRPSNSFVAHNAGLFRPRAPPADATSAADNGEETTADNHAGPRRPSTEEMPLLAPLFAGLAGPRQVPPEVVLSDDDEEETHQHDVAGPHPAPLRGMPLQAPLRAGHIGPLAPPPEVAPLNGNDEEEVPLDHRFGPLRADLTPPRPRDASPGDRAPSADAEEAWNQAVALSGDWVDFDGLVEDTLGDLFDSPPHAEPPATGARGPLGVEYDLVSDDEGRDDRTRSHYNPTGEDGDDSDATVLYDPTAEDSRDIRRRRTTPPHPSDNRAPPYMGEVEAALIECFGEIPGDAFNWGSGTNTASTISADEDEESRQSDASRPPSAGPADDASTSTVSADEDEASQDSGWSYAPRSPPPRWTPPSTTPLQSWAPAATSRSRPPPPSYEEIFGLGSYPDPHATARCAAVAASRDPRPRLPTIAELAAEEARRRAEDLSEELGNPPGAQPPTNGPPPSPTPRRRARRRSAPWADSPSSSSDESSLDADEGALNPPRWVPAPVEWTTPNGTLPAALLRRIHGRLATPRRRTIRILEEEANQRFRVQINRSGRGSLAIGPILAGSRFLGPYSCKVQATKWDVALATVGGDPTSQMRVLIKGPVEVSWVVCNDLIAAHRLRERQMSTGLVGQA